One Parageobacillus sp. KH3-4 genomic region harbors:
- the dnaN gene encoding DNA polymerase III subunit beta encodes MKITIDREALVQSVQDVMKAVSPRTTIPILTGIKITATPQGVTLTGSDSDISIESFIPTEEEDKVLVEIAETGSIVLQARFFSEIVKKLPEKTIEIEVQPNFLTAIRSGKAEFSLNGLDAEEYPRLPQIEEENVFEIPTDLLKTIIRQTVFAVSTSETRPILTGVNWRIEDEELICTATDSHRLALRKAKIETENHQSHNVVIPGKSLNELSKILDDSNAPVKIVITANQILFKTKRLLFFSRLLDGNYPETSRLIPTDSKTDIIVNAKEFLQAIDRASLLAREGRNNVVKLTTLNDGIIEISSVSPEIGKVTEEMQSESIEGEELKISFSAKYMMDALKALDGTEIKISFTGAMRPFLLRPLHNDSMLQLILPVRTY; translated from the coding sequence ATGAAAATCACAATCGATCGAGAAGCGTTAGTTCAAAGTGTTCAAGATGTCATGAAAGCTGTGTCACCTCGCACTACGATTCCGATTTTGACAGGAATTAAAATTACGGCGACCCCACAAGGAGTCACATTAACAGGAAGCGATTCCGACATTTCGATTGAATCTTTTATTCCAACGGAAGAAGAAGATAAAGTACTTGTCGAAATAGCAGAAACTGGTAGCATTGTACTGCAAGCTCGCTTTTTTTCAGAAATCGTAAAAAAACTGCCGGAAAAAACAATTGAAATTGAAGTGCAGCCTAATTTCTTAACCGCAATTCGCTCAGGAAAAGCAGAATTTAGCCTAAACGGTCTTGACGCGGAAGAATATCCAAGGCTTCCGCAAATTGAAGAAGAAAATGTTTTCGAAATTCCAACCGACTTGTTAAAAACAATCATCCGGCAAACGGTGTTTGCTGTTTCCACTTCAGAAACGCGGCCAATCTTGACAGGTGTCAACTGGAGAATTGAAGACGAGGAATTAATCTGTACTGCAACAGACAGCCATCGCCTTGCGTTGCGAAAAGCAAAAATAGAGACAGAAAATCATCAATCGCATAATGTCGTCATTCCGGGAAAAAGCTTGAACGAGCTGAGCAAAATTTTGGATGACAGCAATGCCCCTGTTAAAATTGTAATTACGGCGAATCAAATTTTATTTAAAACAAAACGTTTATTATTCTTCTCTCGCTTGTTGGATGGAAACTATCCGGAAACGTCCCGGCTTATCCCAACCGATAGCAAAACAGATATTATCGTGAATGCGAAAGAATTTTTACAAGCGATTGATCGCGCCTCCCTATTAGCGAGGGAAGGAAGAAACAACGTTGTCAAACTAACAACGCTAAATGATGGCATCATTGAAATTTCCTCCGTTTCACCGGAAATCGGAAAAGTAACGGAGGAAATGCAGAGCGAATCGATCGAAGGAGAGGAATTAAAAATTTCTTTCAGCGCAAAATATATGATGGACGCGTTAAAAGCGCTTGATGGTACAGAAATTAAAATCAGCTTTACTGGCGCGATGCGGCCGTTTTTGCTTCGTCCTCTCCATAACGACTCAATGCTTCAGCTTATTTTACCAGTAAGAACGTATTAA
- the recF gene encoding DNA replication/repair protein RecF — protein sequence MFLTYLSLKNYRNYESETIKFANNVNIILGENAQGKTNMMEAIYVLAMAKSHRTANDKDLIRWDEDYAKIEGRATKKSGALSLELIISKKGKKAKCNHVEQQRLSQYVGHLNIVMFAPEDLNLVKGSPQVRRRFVDMEIGQVSPVYIHDLSQYQKLLQQRNHYLKLLQTREQQDETVLDILTEQLIPLAAKITLKRHEFLLLLEKWAAPIHHEISRGLETLQIQYRPSVDVSERMELSRIIEAYSEKFATIKEREIQRGMTLAGPHRDDISFSVNGKDVQTFGSQGQQRTTALSIKLAEIELIFSEIGDYPILLLDDVLSELDDFRQTHLLDAIRQKVQTFVTTTSIDGIEHDIIKEAAIYKVHSGHITAPLCD from the coding sequence TTGTTTTTAACATATTTATCATTAAAAAATTATCGCAATTACGAGAGTGAAACAATAAAGTTCGCGAACAACGTAAATATTATTTTAGGAGAAAACGCCCAAGGGAAAACAAACATGATGGAAGCCATCTACGTATTAGCGATGGCAAAATCACACCGGACAGCAAACGACAAAGATCTCATTCGTTGGGATGAAGACTATGCTAAAATAGAAGGAAGGGCAACGAAGAAGAGCGGGGCGCTATCATTAGAACTCATTATTTCAAAAAAAGGAAAAAAAGCAAAATGCAACCATGTTGAGCAGCAGCGGTTAAGCCAATACGTCGGTCATTTAAATATCGTGATGTTTGCTCCTGAAGATTTAAACTTAGTGAAAGGCAGTCCGCAAGTAAGGCGGCGTTTTGTCGATATGGAAATCGGGCAAGTATCGCCTGTCTATATACATGATTTAAGTCAATATCAAAAGCTGCTGCAGCAGCGAAACCATTATTTGAAATTGCTGCAAACGCGCGAGCAGCAAGATGAAACAGTGTTAGATATCTTAACGGAGCAGCTCATTCCGCTAGCTGCTAAAATTACGCTAAAGCGGCATGAATTTTTGCTTTTGCTGGAAAAATGGGCTGCACCGATTCACCATGAAATTAGCCGCGGGTTAGAAACGTTGCAAATCCAATATCGACCTTCCGTTGATGTATCAGAAAGGATGGAGTTGTCGAGAATAATAGAAGCATATAGCGAAAAGTTTGCTACAATAAAAGAGAGAGAAATCCAACGAGGAATGACGCTTGCTGGTCCGCATCGTGACGATATTTCATTCAGCGTGAACGGAAAAGATGTCCAAACATTTGGCTCCCAAGGACAACAACGCACAACAGCACTATCCATCAAGTTGGCGGAAATTGAATTAATTTTTTCTGAAATCGGTGATTACCCCATTCTTTTACTTGATGATGTACTATCGGAACTGGATGACTTTCGGCAAACCCATCTCCTTGACGCGATCCGGCAAAAAGTGCAGACGTTTGTAACGACAACGAGCATTGACGGAATCGAACATGACATCATCAAGGAAGCGGCAATTTACAAAGTCCATTCCGGTCATATTACCGCCCCTCTTTGTGATTAA
- the yaaA gene encoding S4 domain-containing protein YaaA, whose protein sequence is MEKKVTIATETITLGQLLKLIQAVGTGGAVKWFLQTNEVFVNGEKETRRGRKLKNGDKVEVEGLGTFIVTRAE, encoded by the coding sequence ATGGAGAAAAAAGTAACCATTGCGACAGAAACGATTACGCTTGGCCAATTGTTAAAACTCATTCAAGCAGTTGGCACAGGCGGCGCTGTAAAATGGTTTTTGCAAACAAATGAAGTGTTCGTCAACGGAGAAAAAGAAACTCGACGTGGACGAAAATTGAAAAATGGAGACAAAGTCGAAGTCGAAGGACTCGGCACGTTTATCGTAACGAGGGCAGAGTAG
- the dnaA gene encoding chromosomal replication initiator protein DnaA — protein MENIHDLWNRVLGEIEKKISKPSFETWLKSTKAHSLRGDTLVIVAPNEFARDWLDSRYSRLITETIYDITGEELAVKFIIPPNQSEDDFDLQQSLKKQRKSYEEPADFPQSMLNPKYTFDTFVIGSGNRFAHAASLAVAEAPAKAYNPLFIYGGVGLGKTHLMHAIGHYVIEHNPSAKVVYLSSEKFTNEFINAIRDNRPDDFRNKYRNVDVLLIDDIQFLAGKEQTQEEFFHTFNTLHEESKQIVISSDRPPKEIPTLEDRLRSRFEWGLITDITPPDLETRIAILRKKAKAEGFDIPNEVMLYIANQIDSNIRELEGALIRVVAYSSLINKEINADLAAEALKDIIPNTKPKVITIQDIQRVVGQHFNIKLEDFKAKKRTKSVAFPRQIAMYLSRELTDCSLPKIGDEFGGRDHTTVIHAHEKISKLLQTDVQLQKHIKEIQEKLKQL, from the coding sequence GTGGAAAACATCCATGATTTATGGAATCGCGTGCTTGGGGAAATTGAAAAGAAAATTAGCAAGCCGAGTTTTGAAACTTGGCTAAAATCAACAAAAGCCCACTCTTTACGAGGTGACACGCTTGTCATTGTAGCCCCAAATGAGTTTGCGAGAGATTGGCTTGATTCCCGCTATTCTCGTTTAATTACTGAAACCATTTACGACATTACTGGAGAAGAACTTGCCGTTAAGTTCATTATTCCTCCTAATCAATCCGAAGATGATTTCGATCTTCAACAATCTTTGAAAAAGCAGCGAAAGTCGTACGAGGAACCAGCCGATTTTCCGCAAAGCATGTTGAATCCAAAATATACGTTCGACACATTTGTTATCGGTTCCGGCAACCGCTTTGCCCACGCTGCTTCGTTAGCGGTCGCAGAAGCGCCAGCAAAAGCATACAATCCGCTATTTATTTACGGCGGGGTTGGATTAGGCAAAACGCATTTAATGCATGCGATCGGCCACTACGTCATCGAACATAATCCGTCCGCTAAAGTAGTATATTTGTCTTCAGAAAAATTTACAAACGAGTTTATTAACGCGATTCGCGACAACCGTCCGGACGATTTCCGCAACAAATATCGGAACGTTGACGTTCTATTAATTGATGATATTCAGTTTTTGGCAGGAAAAGAACAAACGCAAGAAGAATTTTTCCATACGTTTAACACGCTACATGAAGAAAGCAAACAAATCGTTATTTCCAGCGACCGACCGCCAAAAGAGATTCCGACATTGGAAGACCGCCTTCGCTCGCGGTTTGAATGGGGGCTCATTACGGACATCACTCCTCCCGATTTAGAAACGAGGATCGCCATCCTCAGAAAAAAAGCGAAAGCGGAAGGATTTGATATTCCGAACGAAGTGATGCTCTATATCGCTAATCAAATTGACTCTAACATTCGGGAATTGGAAGGGGCTCTCATACGTGTCGTAGCTTACTCATCATTGATCAATAAAGAAATTAACGCTGACTTAGCAGCAGAGGCGTTAAAAGACATTATTCCAAACACCAAGCCGAAAGTGATCACTATTCAAGATATTCAGCGTGTTGTCGGCCAGCATTTCAATATTAAGCTAGAAGACTTTAAAGCTAAGAAGAGAACGAAGTCTGTTGCTTTTCCGCGGCAAATTGCCATGTACCTTTCGAGGGAACTTACTGATTGCTCATTGCCGAAAATCGGAGACGAATTCGGAGGTCGCGATCATACCACTGTCATTCATGCCCATGAAAAAATTTCTAAGCTTCTGCAAACGGACGTTCAGCTTCAAAAACATATAAAAGAAATCCAAGAGAAACTGAAGCAGTTGTGA
- the gyrB gene encoding DNA topoisomerase (ATP-hydrolyzing) subunit B: MEQKVEHTYDASQIQVLEGLEAVRKRPGMYIGSTGPKGLHHLVWEIVDNSIDEALAGYCTEINVTIEKDNSITVADNGRGIPVDIQEKMGRPAVEVIMTVLHAGGKFGGGGYKVSGGLHGVGASVVNALSEELEVYVHRDGKIHYQKYQRGVPCTDLQVVGETDRTGTTVHFKPDPEIFAETTEFDYETLATRLRELAFLNRGLKITLEDKRVENRKNEYCYEGGIQSYVKHLNRTREVLHEEPIYIVGERDGIYVEIAFQYNDSYSSNIYSFVNNIHTHEGGTHESGFKMALTRIINDYARKQQIFKDNDPNLTGEDVREGLTAIVSIKHPSPQFEGQTKTKLGNSDARTVTDAVFSEQFETFLLENPTIARKIVEKGMMAARARLAAKKARELTRRKSALEISNLPGKLADCSSKDPSISELYVVEGDSAGGSAKQGRDRHFQAILPLRGKIINVEKARLDKILSNNEVRAIITALGTGIGEDFDITKARYHKIIIMTDADVDGAHIRTLLLTFFYRYMREFIERGYVYIAQPPLYKIEQGKQVRYAYNDRQLEKILAELPENPKPTIQRYKGLGEMNPEQLWETTMNPETRTLLQVSLQDAIEADETFEILMGDKVEPRRQFIEENARYVKNLDI; this comes from the coding sequence ATGGAACAAAAAGTCGAACATACGTATGATGCAAGCCAAATTCAAGTATTAGAAGGACTGGAAGCGGTCCGTAAACGTCCAGGGATGTATATTGGCTCTACTGGTCCAAAAGGGCTGCATCATCTCGTATGGGAGATTGTCGATAACAGCATTGATGAGGCGCTAGCGGGTTATTGTACGGAAATAAACGTGACGATCGAAAAAGATAATAGCATTACGGTTGCCGATAACGGTCGTGGCATTCCCGTTGACATTCAAGAGAAAATGGGACGACCGGCTGTCGAAGTCATTATGACTGTGCTCCATGCAGGAGGAAAGTTTGGCGGAGGCGGCTATAAAGTGTCAGGCGGACTGCACGGCGTCGGCGCTTCCGTCGTGAACGCTTTATCCGAAGAACTGGAAGTATATGTGCACAGAGATGGAAAAATTCATTATCAAAAATACCAGCGCGGCGTTCCTTGCACGGATTTGCAAGTGGTTGGAGAAACGGATCGGACAGGCACTACCGTTCATTTTAAGCCTGATCCGGAAATTTTTGCAGAAACGACAGAATTCGATTATGAAACGTTAGCAACCCGCCTTCGCGAGCTGGCTTTTTTAAATCGCGGCCTTAAAATTACGCTTGAAGATAAGCGGGTAGAAAACCGCAAAAATGAATATTGTTACGAAGGCGGTATTCAATCTTACGTTAAGCATTTGAATCGGACGCGCGAAGTGCTTCATGAGGAGCCGATTTACATTGTTGGTGAACGCGATGGAATTTATGTGGAAATTGCTTTCCAATATAACGACAGCTATAGCAGCAATATTTATTCCTTTGTTAACAACATTCATACACACGAAGGCGGGACGCACGAATCCGGTTTTAAAATGGCACTGACGCGCATTATTAACGATTACGCACGCAAACAGCAAATTTTCAAAGATAATGATCCAAATTTAACTGGCGAAGATGTCCGCGAAGGGCTAACAGCAATCGTTTCGATTAAACACCCGTCCCCGCAGTTTGAGGGACAAACAAAAACAAAGCTTGGAAACAGCGACGCACGGACGGTTACCGATGCGGTTTTCTCCGAACAATTTGAAACGTTTTTACTGGAAAACCCAACCATTGCTAGAAAAATTGTTGAAAAAGGGATGATGGCGGCGCGGGCGCGCTTGGCGGCAAAAAAAGCACGTGAACTTACACGGCGAAAAAGCGCGCTTGAAATTTCCAACTTGCCTGGGAAACTAGCGGATTGTTCCTCGAAAGACCCCTCCATCAGCGAATTGTACGTGGTCGAAGGGGACTCCGCAGGCGGTTCAGCAAAGCAAGGAAGAGATCGCCATTTTCAAGCGATTTTGCCGCTTCGCGGAAAAATTATTAACGTCGAAAAGGCGCGGCTTGACAAAATCTTATCGAACAATGAGGTTCGCGCCATTATTACCGCGCTAGGAACGGGAATTGGCGAGGATTTTGATATTACGAAAGCGCGCTACCATAAAATCATTATTATGACAGATGCTGATGTCGATGGAGCGCACATCCGCACATTATTGCTCACTTTCTTTTATCGTTATATGCGCGAATTCATCGAACGGGGATATGTATACATCGCCCAACCGCCGCTTTACAAAATTGAGCAAGGCAAACAAGTAAGGTATGCCTATAACGACCGACAGCTTGAAAAAATTCTTGCCGAATTGCCGGAAAATCCGAAACCAACGATTCAACGTTATAAAGGTCTTGGAGAAATGAACCCGGAACAATTATGGGAAACAACGATGAATCCGGAAACAAGAACGCTGCTTCAAGTCAGCCTTCAAGATGCGATTGAAGCGGACGAGACGTTTGAAATTTTGATGGGAGATAAAGTAGAGCCAAGAAGACAGTTTATTGAAGAAAATGCACGATATGTGAAAAATTTGGACATTTAA